A window of the Motilibacter rhizosphaerae genome harbors these coding sequences:
- a CDS encoding ABC transporter permease, with amino-acid sequence MSGYLAMVRIGAKLLLQYRVMVFVMVGLSLVQVLVLTRVWHAVYSGRAEVGGLPLRETIVYLTLTNLQAGLLMPSSVDFLIGLRIRTGHVVFDVSRPYGYVGQMVAMSGGRQLAVLAFMLLGAPLGFWIGGISAPHSAGAAVAYAVALAVAWAIYAQVSVLVGLSAFWLTEAQGMGVIAHLVGTFLAGTAVPLVFFPGWLRAVAHASPFPFLGYVPASIYLGRISGPAVLGNLVLGAVWVAVLAGILALAWRRTFSRVVSQGG; translated from the coding sequence GTGAGCGGCTACCTCGCCATGGTGCGCATCGGCGCGAAGCTCCTGCTGCAGTACCGCGTGATGGTCTTCGTCATGGTCGGGCTGTCACTCGTGCAGGTCCTCGTGCTGACCCGCGTGTGGCACGCGGTCTACAGCGGGCGCGCCGAGGTGGGCGGACTCCCGCTGCGCGAGACGATCGTCTACCTGACGCTGACGAACCTGCAGGCGGGGCTGCTCATGCCGTCGTCGGTGGACTTCCTCATCGGCCTGCGGATCCGTACGGGCCACGTCGTCTTCGACGTCTCCCGGCCCTACGGCTACGTCGGGCAGATGGTCGCGATGTCCGGGGGCCGCCAGCTCGCGGTCCTCGCCTTCATGCTGCTCGGCGCCCCTCTCGGCTTCTGGATCGGCGGGATCTCCGCCCCGCACTCCGCGGGGGCAGCTGTCGCGTACGCCGTGGCGCTCGCCGTCGCCTGGGCGATCTACGCGCAGGTCAGCGTCCTCGTCGGGCTCAGCGCCTTCTGGTTGACCGAAGCGCAGGGGATGGGCGTGATCGCGCACCTCGTCGGGACGTTCCTCGCCGGAACCGCTGTGCCGCTGGTGTTCTTCCCCGGGTGGCTGCGTGCCGTCGCGCACGCCTCGCCGTTCCCGTTCCTCGGCTACGTGCCGGCGTCGATCTACCTCGGGCGCATCTCGGGCCCCGCAGTGCTGGGCAACCTCGTGCTGGGCGCGGTCTGGGTCGCGGTCCTCGCCGGGATCCTCGCGCTCGCGTGGCGCCGGACGTTCTCCCGGGTGGTGTCGCAGGGTGGCTGA
- a CDS encoding type VI secretion system tube protein Hcp codes for MQLPLRGRRTALAAGAVVLATASVAGVTIAHADSGTTTYAACVGNGNGRVRIVPPGTTCLHSEYAISWGAQGPAGPAGPSGAPGPSGAPGPAGPSGAPGPSGAPGPSGPAGPAGSGVPADIVAGDAVLQGINDAEDSPTTLLSVSELGTATTSAGSGATAHRVTVSNLTLTKRIDTSSPKLFSDLVSGHNVPTATINVYAVDGTPALRYDLRDVQVMQDSVTSDKTGKGVETVALAFRIVKETVGDVSVEYDARSGGVG; via the coding sequence ATGCAGCTCCCCCTCCGCGGTCGCCGGACCGCCCTCGCCGCTGGAGCAGTGGTGCTCGCCACGGCCTCCGTCGCCGGTGTGACGATCGCCCACGCGGACAGCGGCACCACGACGTACGCCGCTTGCGTGGGGAACGGCAACGGCCGCGTCCGCATCGTCCCGCCCGGCACCACCTGCCTGCACTCCGAGTACGCGATCTCCTGGGGGGCGCAGGGTCCTGCGGGCCCGGCTGGTCCTTCCGGCGCTCCTGGTCCGTCGGGGGCTCCTGGTCCGGCGGGTCCGTCGGGTGCTCCTGGGCCGTCAGGGGCTCCCGGTCCGTCGGGCCCGGCCGGGCCCGCCGGTAGTGGCGTCCCGGCGGACATCGTCGCAGGGGACGCGGTCCTCCAGGGGATCAACGACGCCGAGGACTCGCCGACGACGCTCCTGTCGGTCAGCGAGCTGGGCACGGCGACGACGTCGGCCGGCAGTGGTGCGACCGCGCACCGGGTCACGGTCTCCAACCTCACGCTCACCAAGCGCATCGACACGAGCAGCCCCAAGCTCTTCTCCGACCTGGTGAGCGGGCACAACGTGCCGACCGCGACGATCAACGTGTACGCGGTGGATGGCACCCCCGCACTGCGCTACGACCTGCGCGACGTCCAGGTGATGCAGGACTCGGTCACCTCGGACAAGACGGGGAAGGGCGTGGAGACAGTGGCGCTCGCCTTCCGCATCGTGAAGGAGACGGTGGGCGACGTGAGCGTGGAGTACGACGCGCGGAGCGGCGGGGTTGGCTGA
- a CDS encoding HNH endonuclease signature motif containing protein, with translation MCSSSRELVDRARACLTELAALDLAEVPAAELGPLLKELHATRSVLDAADARVLEAFDSRQAYRADFAVTAASWLRHHTRDSEADARARVRVARALRSLPLAASALQDGEVSWQHVRRIAPVVGYLQDTPAELPRLEKTLVDFARDNTPDDLTRLVQAAAEAAGVGESAAEREQRRLAQRSFTTTTSLDGWRHVTGLLAPELGDLLEQVLTGLATPVPGIDGAPDDRTAAQRRHDALADAIGLVADLDTVPEINGSRPRLTLVADIAMLRGDDPAWAARSPLASVLTRSLGPQALELLTCDAVITPLLTSELGVPLAEGRAKRFATNAQLRALKARDGGCIVPGCDRVRLEAHHVIPWSKGGLSDVGSYALFCKRHHHLAHEDGWTVEPDPDRPGLFRLRPPDDRPPIKACHTIDRDPGSTTPIW, from the coding sequence ATGTGTTCGAGCAGCAGGGAGTTGGTGGACCGGGCCCGTGCCTGCCTCACCGAGCTCGCTGCGCTCGACCTTGCGGAGGTGCCCGCGGCGGAGCTGGGGCCGCTGCTGAAGGAGCTGCACGCGACCAGGTCGGTGCTCGACGCGGCGGACGCGAGAGTGCTGGAAGCGTTCGACTCTCGGCAGGCGTACCGCGCGGACTTCGCGGTGACGGCGGCGTCGTGGCTGCGGCACCACACCCGGGACTCGGAGGCCGATGCCCGAGCGCGGGTACGCGTCGCCCGCGCCCTCCGCTCGCTCCCACTCGCGGCATCAGCGCTGCAGGACGGCGAGGTGTCGTGGCAGCACGTGCGCCGGATCGCGCCCGTGGTCGGCTACCTGCAGGACACCCCGGCCGAGCTGCCGCGCCTGGAGAAGACACTCGTGGACTTCGCCCGGGACAACACCCCCGACGACCTCACCCGCCTCGTCCAAGCAGCGGCCGAGGCCGCCGGGGTGGGGGAGTCCGCGGCGGAGCGGGAGCAGCGCCGCCTCGCGCAACGCTCGTTCACCACGACGACGAGCCTGGACGGGTGGCGGCACGTGACGGGCCTGCTGGCCCCGGAGCTCGGGGACCTGCTCGAGCAGGTCCTCACCGGCCTCGCTACGCCGGTGCCGGGGATCGACGGTGCTCCCGACGACCGCACCGCGGCGCAGCGCCGGCACGACGCCCTCGCTGACGCGATCGGCCTGGTCGCGGACCTCGACACCGTGCCGGAGATCAACGGCTCCCGCCCGCGGCTCACCCTCGTCGCCGACATCGCCATGCTCCGCGGCGACGACCCCGCATGGGCTGCCCGCTCGCCGCTCGCGTCGGTCCTCACGCGATCGCTGGGTCCGCAGGCCCTGGAGCTGCTCACCTGCGACGCGGTCATCACCCCGCTGCTCACCAGCGAGCTCGGTGTCCCGCTCGCCGAGGGCCGCGCCAAGCGCTTCGCGACGAACGCGCAGCTGAGAGCGCTCAAGGCGAGGGACGGTGGGTGCATCGTCCCCGGCTGCGACCGGGTCCGCCTCGAAGCCCACCACGTGATCCCGTGGTCGAAGGGCGGGCTCTCCGACGTCGGCAGCTATGCGTTGTTCTGCAAGCGGCACCACCATCTGGCCCATGAGGACGGCTGGACCGTCGAACCCGACCCCGACCGACCCGGCCTCTTCCGGCTGAGACCACCCGACGACCGGCCACCCATCAAGGCGTGCCACACGATCGACCGCGACCCCGGCAGCACCACCCCCATCTGGTGA
- a CDS encoding PrsW family intramembrane metalloprotease, which yields MSGLLHDRLTKGDRLEVLRGPGTRGFPLVRHRDTSPLLHRHAWVVALAAGALLYLIVERALVDTGNVNFVPSLILLGALVVPVAFVTFVHGRSATWSVSLPVLLVAAVFGGVVGTVTAGLFEYDTVRKLGVLPTLGIGLIEESAKLVVPLLLLMLGTRIAGRSNGLMVGVTVGMAFAALETMGYAFTALLQTQGDLGAVDQVLLLRGLLSPAGHAAWTGLACAALYRRPVEPRYSLWRFVATFALVVVLHGLWDSRSDWWWYLGVGAVSLGLLALEARRGLREPART from the coding sequence ATGAGCGGCCTGCTGCACGACCGCCTGACGAAGGGCGACCGCCTCGAGGTACTGCGCGGGCCTGGTACGCGGGGCTTCCCCCTCGTCCGCCACCGCGACACCTCGCCGCTGCTGCACCGCCACGCCTGGGTGGTCGCGCTCGCCGCCGGGGCGCTGCTCTACCTCATCGTCGAGCGCGCCCTCGTCGACACCGGCAACGTCAACTTCGTCCCGTCGCTGATCCTGCTCGGCGCGCTCGTCGTGCCCGTCGCGTTCGTGACCTTCGTGCACGGCCGGTCCGCGACGTGGTCGGTGTCGCTGCCGGTCCTGCTGGTGGCCGCGGTGTTCGGCGGGGTCGTGGGGACGGTCACGGCCGGCCTGTTCGAGTACGACACGGTCCGCAAGCTCGGCGTCCTGCCGACGCTCGGCATCGGGCTCATCGAGGAGTCCGCGAAGCTCGTGGTGCCGCTGCTGCTGCTCATGCTCGGCACGCGCATCGCCGGCCGCAGCAACGGGCTGATGGTCGGGGTCACGGTCGGCATGGCGTTCGCCGCGCTCGAGACCATGGGCTACGCCTTCACCGCGCTGCTCCAGACGCAGGGCGACCTCGGGGCGGTCGACCAGGTCCTGCTCCTCCGCGGCCTGCTCTCGCCGGCGGGGCACGCAGCATGGACGGGCCTCGCCTGTGCCGCGCTCTACCGGCGTCCCGTCGAGCCGCGCTACTCGCTGTGGCGGTTCGTCGCCACCTTCGCGCTCGTCGTCGTCCTGCACGGCCTGTGGGACAGCAGGTCCGACTGGTGGTGGTACCTCGGCGTCGGCGCCGTCAGCCTCGGCCTGCTGGCGCTCGAGGCCCGGCGCGGGCTGCGCGAGCCGGCGCGTACCTGA
- a CDS encoding ABC transporter permease, with protein MAEVADPPVGNRIRRWLRLYVALHGASLRGALQYRANTFLMMLVGIVYQGSGLASLWVVLHAFDSLGGWTMSSVAFLYGIRLLAHALSLVIVGGNVMLDETVRTGEFDRILLRPWNPLMLSITSRRGLEWVGDLSVGIITFGAAAVIAPVDWSLVQALFCVLAVVGGACIEAAFGVLASSLAFRVVDTWAIRWFVDDTVTTLATYPQGIFSAGAQRVLTYAIPVAFIAYLPSSVLLDREGRLAVPATLAYLSPVVGVGLFALATAVWHRSVRWYASAGGA; from the coding sequence GTGGCTGAGGTCGCCGATCCCCCTGTCGGCAACCGCATCCGTCGCTGGCTCCGGCTCTACGTCGCCCTGCACGGCGCCTCCCTGCGTGGCGCACTGCAGTACCGCGCGAACACCTTCCTCATGATGCTCGTCGGGATCGTCTACCAGGGCAGCGGTCTCGCGTCGCTGTGGGTCGTGCTGCACGCCTTCGACTCGCTCGGTGGTTGGACGATGTCGAGCGTCGCATTCCTCTACGGCATCAGGCTGCTCGCGCACGCGCTGTCGCTCGTCATCGTCGGTGGCAACGTCATGCTCGACGAGACTGTCCGCACGGGCGAGTTCGACCGCATCCTGCTGCGGCCGTGGAACCCGCTCATGCTGTCCATCACCTCCCGGCGCGGGCTCGAGTGGGTCGGCGACCTCTCCGTCGGCATCATCACGTTCGGTGCCGCTGCCGTCATCGCGCCGGTGGACTGGTCGTTGGTGCAGGCACTGTTCTGCGTGCTGGCGGTCGTCGGAGGCGCGTGCATCGAGGCCGCCTTCGGCGTGCTCGCGTCGTCGCTGGCCTTCCGCGTCGTCGACACGTGGGCCATCCGCTGGTTCGTCGACGACACGGTGACGACGCTCGCGACCTACCCGCAAGGGATCTTCAGCGCCGGAGCCCAGCGGGTGCTGACGTACGCCATCCCCGTGGCCTTCATCGCGTACCTGCCCTCGAGCGTGCTGCTGGACCGGGAAGGGCGGCTGGCGGTGCCGGCCACGCTCGCGTACCTCTCCCCGGTCGTGGGGGTCGGGCTCTTCGCGCTCGCGACCGCGGTGTGGCACCGCAGCGTGCGCTGGTACGCGAGCGCGGGCGGAGCCTGA
- a CDS encoding MFS transporter, protein MVLAVCCMSLLLVSLDVTIVNIALPAIRTDLYASLSGLQWTVDAYTLVLAMLLMLSGSLGDRLGRRRVFRVGLVLFTLGSLLCSIAPGLGWLVAFRMLQAVGGSMLNPVAMAILVNTFRDPAERARAIGVWGAVVGVSMSLGPIVGGVLVDGLGWRSIFWVNVPIGILALVLTGRVVPESRAPRARAVDPAGQALVVVLLGSLTYAIIEAPDRGWLSLSTVVLYAVAAAALVALLAVELRRREPLVELRFFRSVPFSAATLTAVAAFAALGTFLFVNTLYLQQVRHFSPVEAGLRTLPMAVLAGITAPLSGRLVATRGARVPLVLAGIATAAGALLLVRVSTTTPQAQLFAAYALIGLGFGLVNAPITNTATSGMPRAQAGVAAAVASTSRQVGASLGVAVSGSLVAGTEGARFASASHVVWILVAGCGIVVVALGLLATGARALGTAERTRALFEQEGAARELADA, encoded by the coding sequence ATGGTCCTCGCCGTCTGCTGCATGAGCCTGCTGCTCGTCAGCCTGGACGTGACCATCGTCAACATCGCGCTGCCCGCGATCCGCACGGACCTCTACGCCTCCCTCAGCGGGCTGCAGTGGACGGTGGACGCGTACACCCTCGTGCTCGCGATGCTGCTCATGCTCTCCGGCTCCCTCGGGGACCGGCTCGGCCGGCGGCGCGTCTTCCGCGTCGGGCTCGTGCTCTTCACGCTCGGCTCGCTGCTCTGCAGCATCGCCCCGGGGCTCGGCTGGCTCGTCGCCTTCCGCATGCTGCAGGCGGTCGGTGGCTCGATGCTCAACCCGGTGGCGATGGCCATCCTCGTCAACACCTTCCGCGACCCTGCGGAGCGGGCCCGCGCCATCGGCGTGTGGGGCGCCGTCGTCGGCGTGAGCATGTCCCTCGGCCCCATCGTGGGTGGCGTCCTCGTCGACGGGCTCGGCTGGCGCTCGATCTTCTGGGTCAACGTGCCGATCGGGATCCTCGCGCTCGTGCTCACGGGTCGCGTGGTGCCCGAGTCCCGCGCTCCCCGGGCCCGCGCGGTGGATCCTGCGGGGCAGGCGCTCGTCGTGGTGCTGCTGGGATCCTTGACGTACGCGATCATCGAGGCACCCGACCGCGGCTGGCTCTCGCTCTCCACCGTCGTGCTGTACGCCGTGGCCGCCGCCGCCCTCGTCGCGCTGCTCGCCGTCGAGCTGCGCCGCCGCGAACCCCTGGTGGAGCTGCGGTTCTTCCGCTCGGTGCCGTTCAGCGCTGCGACGCTGACGGCCGTCGCCGCCTTCGCGGCACTCGGGACCTTCCTCTTCGTCAACACGCTCTACCTCCAGCAGGTGAGGCACTTCTCGCCCGTCGAGGCGGGGCTGCGGACGCTGCCGATGGCCGTGCTCGCAGGGATCACCGCGCCGCTCTCGGGGCGGCTCGTCGCGACGCGCGGCGCCCGGGTGCCCCTCGTGCTCGCCGGGATCGCCACGGCAGCTGGTGCTCTGCTGCTCGTGCGGGTCTCGACGACGACGCCGCAGGCGCAGCTGTTCGCGGCGTACGCGCTGATCGGGCTGGGGTTCGGCCTCGTCAACGCGCCGATCACCAACACGGCGACGTCGGGCATGCCCCGGGCGCAGGCCGGCGTCGCGGCAGCCGTCGCCTCCACGAGCCGGCAGGTCGGTGCCTCGCTCGGCGTCGCGGTCAGCGGCTCGCTGGTGGCAGGCACCGAGGGCGCGCGCTTCGCCTCGGCCAGCCACGTGGTCTGGATCCTCGTCGCCGGGTGCGGCATCGTGGTCGTCGCGCTCGGGCTGCTCGCGACCGGGGCCCGCGCGCTGGGCACCGCGGAGCGCACGCGCGCGCTGTTCGAGCAGGAGGGAGCCGCCCGTGAGCTCGCCGACGCCTGA
- a CDS encoding MSMEG_1061 family FMN-dependent PPOX-type flavoprotein, with translation MDRSGWQGVRDEAELRAVVGEPVPRVAEKVRRSLHPIDRAWLAASPLCLLATTAADGSVDVSPKGDPPGVAHVLDERTLVLPDRPGNKRVDGFRNVLQDPNVGMIFVIPGRGDSLRVNGRAELLRDAPFFDDLVVRGNRPALALVVHVDEVFYHCSKAFLRSRTWEPGSWQPGAAPSRPVIAKALERPDTPLAELEAYYGPTYADRLYG, from the coding sequence GTGGACCGCAGCGGCTGGCAGGGCGTGCGCGACGAGGCCGAGCTCCGCGCCGTCGTCGGTGAGCCGGTCCCCCGCGTGGCGGAGAAGGTCCGGCGCTCGCTGCACCCGATCGACAGGGCGTGGCTGGCCGCCTCCCCGCTGTGCCTGCTCGCCACGACCGCGGCCGACGGCTCGGTCGACGTGAGCCCCAAGGGCGACCCGCCGGGCGTCGCGCACGTGCTGGACGAGCGGACCCTCGTGCTGCCCGACCGGCCCGGCAACAAGCGGGTCGACGGCTTCCGCAACGTCCTGCAGGACCCGAACGTGGGCATGATCTTCGTCATCCCCGGCCGCGGTGACTCGCTGCGCGTCAACGGCCGCGCGGAGCTCCTCCGCGACGCGCCGTTCTTCGACGACCTCGTCGTGCGCGGCAACCGCCCGGCGCTCGCCCTCGTCGTCCACGTGGACGAGGTGTTCTACCACTGCTCCAAGGCCTTCCTGCGGTCCCGTACGTGGGAGCCCGGGTCCTGGCAGCCGGGAGCGGCACCGAGCAGACCCGTCATCGCGAAGGCGCTGGAGCGGCCCGACACCCCGCTCGCCGAGCTCGAGGCCTACTACGGCCCGACCTACGCCGACCGGCTGTACGGGTGA
- a CDS encoding MarR family winged helix-turn-helix transcriptional regulator, whose product MSSPTPEQVWAELQGFVEAHAVRKRLRERLGTAMGTGGGKVKLLLLLESSALSHGEVAEALGVDRPYTTVLVNALEEQGLVERRTDSDDRRRKLVALTEQGRRTVSDAREVIDTPPAALDRLSPAELTSLSKILAKLHG is encoded by the coding sequence GTGAGCTCGCCGACGCCTGAGCAGGTCTGGGCCGAGCTGCAGGGCTTCGTCGAGGCCCACGCCGTGCGCAAGCGGCTGCGCGAGCGGCTCGGCACCGCGATGGGGACCGGTGGCGGCAAGGTGAAGCTCCTGCTGCTGCTGGAGTCCAGCGCCCTGAGCCACGGAGAGGTCGCGGAGGCGCTCGGCGTCGACCGGCCGTACACGACCGTCCTCGTCAACGCGCTCGAGGAGCAGGGCCTCGTCGAGCGGCGTACGGACTCCGACGACCGGCGCCGCAAGCTCGTCGCGCTGACCGAGCAGGGGCGCCGGACCGTCTCCGACGCCCGCGAGGTGATCGACACGCCGCCCGCCGCGCTGGACAGGCTGTCCCCGGCAGAACTCACGTCGCTGTCGAAGATCCTGGCCAAGCTGCACGGATGA
- a CDS encoding DUF3291 domain-containing protein, with the protein MSDARVPTYHLAQVNIGRTLAPLTSEQLAGFVELLEPVNALADASPGFVWRLQGEAGDATEFKLRGDELLIVNMSVWESLDELGDFVFRTMHAEVMRRRREWFERLREVYTCLWWVPEGHVPTVAEAEERLAELAADGPSPVAFTFQRPFPAPGVALPAQRSDDWLCLV; encoded by the coding sequence ATGAGCGACGCCCGCGTGCCGACGTACCACCTGGCCCAGGTCAACATCGGGCGCACGCTTGCCCCGCTCACCTCCGAGCAGCTCGCGGGGTTCGTGGAGCTGCTCGAGCCGGTCAACGCGCTCGCCGACGCGTCCCCGGGGTTCGTCTGGCGGCTGCAGGGCGAGGCGGGCGACGCGACGGAGTTCAAGCTCCGCGGCGACGAGCTGCTCATCGTCAACATGAGCGTGTGGGAGTCGCTGGACGAGCTCGGCGACTTCGTCTTCCGCACCATGCACGCCGAGGTGATGCGCCGGCGGCGCGAGTGGTTCGAGCGGCTGCGCGAGGTCTACACCTGCCTGTGGTGGGTGCCCGAGGGGCACGTGCCGACGGTCGCGGAGGCCGAGGAGCGGCTCGCCGAGCTGGCCGCGGACGGCCCGTCTCCGGTCGCCTTCACGTTCCAGCGGCCGTTCCCCGCACCGGGGGTCGCTCTGCCAGCGCAGCGCTCCGACGACTGGCTCTGCCTGGTCTGA
- a CDS encoding ABC transporter ATP-binding protein → MALIEVRDLTKEFVRPKRVEGRFGTLRTLVTREVVRTSAVSGVSFDVDEGEVVGYLGPNGAGKSTTIKLLTGILTPTSGTVAVHGPLGTVVPWRDRERNARQVGVVFGQRSQLWWDLPLVESLRLVAALYDVPDERYRRNRDRLVDLLDMGSFLDTPVRQLSLGQRMRGDLAAALLYEPPILYLDEPTVGLDVLAKQTVRQFVAEANEISRTTVMLTTHDLEDVERLCRRIVLIDRGTVLYDGSVDGLIARYAPFREVLVTPDTSSAKAALPGEVWELGGAVGTRDGDAWRFRIGRDEPVHALITAVTAAYPVRDVRVVDASLETVMTELYAERRVPSEVAT, encoded by the coding sequence GTGGCGCTGATCGAGGTACGCGACCTCACGAAGGAGTTCGTCCGGCCCAAGCGGGTCGAGGGGCGCTTCGGCACGCTGCGCACCCTGGTCACGCGCGAAGTCGTGCGCACGAGCGCTGTCTCCGGGGTGAGCTTCGACGTCGACGAGGGCGAGGTCGTGGGCTACCTCGGGCCCAACGGCGCCGGCAAGTCGACGACCATCAAGCTGCTGACCGGGATCCTCACTCCCACCTCCGGGACGGTCGCGGTGCACGGTCCCCTCGGGACCGTCGTGCCGTGGCGCGACCGGGAGCGCAACGCGCGCCAGGTCGGCGTGGTCTTCGGGCAGCGCTCGCAGCTCTGGTGGGACCTGCCGCTCGTGGAGTCGCTCCGGCTGGTGGCCGCGCTCTACGACGTGCCGGACGAGCGCTACCGCCGCAACCGCGACCGGCTGGTCGACCTGCTCGACATGGGCTCGTTCCTCGACACCCCGGTGCGACAGCTCTCCCTGGGGCAGCGCATGCGCGGCGACCTGGCGGCGGCGCTGCTCTACGAGCCGCCGATCCTCTACCTCGACGAGCCGACGGTCGGACTCGACGTGCTGGCGAAGCAGACTGTGCGGCAGTTCGTGGCCGAGGCCAACGAGATCTCGCGCACCACCGTGATGCTCACGACCCACGACCTCGAGGACGTCGAGCGGCTCTGCCGGCGGATCGTGCTCATCGACCGGGGCACGGTGCTCTACGACGGCAGCGTGGACGGCCTGATCGCGAGGTACGCGCCCTTCCGCGAGGTGCTCGTCACGCCCGACACCTCGTCCGCCAAGGCCGCGCTGCCCGGTGAGGTCTGGGAGCTCGGGGGTGCGGTCGGGACCCGCGACGGGGATGCCTGGCGCTTCCGCATCGGCCGGGACGAACCGGTTCACGCGCTCATCACGGCGGTCACCGCCGCGTACCCGGTGCGGGACGTGCGCGTCGTCGACGCGAGCCTCGAGACCGTCATGACCGAGCTGTACGCGGAGCGCCGGGTCCCCTCCGAGGTCGCGACGTGA
- a CDS encoding LLM class flavin-dependent oxidoreductase, whose amino-acid sequence MEIGLTTFAETYPDPETGETVSPGERLRQVVAEAELAEQVGLDVYGVGEHHRVDFGASAPAVALAAIASRTQRIRLTSAVTVLSSTDPVRAFQDFATLDLLSQGWAELMAGRGSFIESFPLFGYDLKDYDDLFAEKLDLLLALRDSERVTWSGRFRPALHDQAVYPRPGRPLPVWVAVGGNPESVVRAGLRGLPMALAIIGGQPRRFGPLADLHRKAVEQGGFAPQPVAVHAHGYVAGSSAEAEVDFYPSYAVAMTRLGAERGWGAMTPAAYRQMAGPEGSLVIGSPQQVAEKILLMKETIGIERFMLHISVGTLPHAKVLRAIERLGTEVAPLVRG is encoded by the coding sequence GTGGAGATCGGCCTCACGACGTTCGCGGAGACCTACCCGGACCCGGAGACGGGCGAGACGGTCTCCCCCGGTGAGCGGCTGCGCCAGGTCGTCGCGGAGGCCGAGCTGGCCGAGCAGGTCGGGCTCGACGTCTACGGCGTGGGCGAGCACCACCGGGTGGACTTCGGGGCTTCCGCGCCCGCGGTCGCGCTCGCAGCGATCGCCTCGCGCACGCAGCGGATCCGGTTGACGAGCGCGGTCACGGTGCTCAGCTCCACCGACCCCGTACGCGCCTTCCAGGACTTCGCGACCCTCGACCTGCTCTCGCAGGGGTGGGCCGAGCTCATGGCCGGGCGCGGGTCGTTCATCGAGTCGTTCCCGCTGTTCGGCTACGACCTCAAGGACTACGACGACCTGTTCGCCGAGAAGCTCGACCTGCTGCTGGCGCTGCGGGACTCCGAGCGCGTCACGTGGTCCGGCCGATTCCGTCCGGCGCTGCACGACCAGGCGGTCTACCCGCGCCCCGGTCGGCCGCTGCCCGTGTGGGTCGCCGTGGGCGGCAACCCGGAGTCGGTCGTCCGCGCCGGGCTCCGCGGCCTGCCCATGGCCCTCGCCATCATCGGCGGCCAGCCGCGGCGCTTCGGCCCGCTCGCCGACCTGCACCGCAAGGCCGTGGAGCAGGGCGGGTTCGCGCCGCAGCCGGTCGCGGTGCACGCGCACGGCTACGTCGCCGGCTCCAGCGCCGAGGCGGAGGTCGACTTCTACCCGTCGTACGCCGTGGCCATGACCCGCCTCGGCGCCGAGCGCGGGTGGGGGGCGATGACGCCGGCGGCGTACCGGCAGATGGCGGGGCCCGAGGGCTCGCTCGTCATCGGCTCCCCGCAGCAGGTGGCGGAGAAGATCCTGCTGATGAAGGAGACCATCGGCATCGAGCGCTTCATGCTGCACATCAGCGTGGGCACGCTGCCGCACGCGAAAGTGCTCCGCGCGATCGAGCGGCTCGGCACCGAGGTCGCCCCGCTGGTCCGCGGCTAG
- a CDS encoding DnaJ family domain-containing protein translates to MVEERRLTRRVVESLVEQRIREALQRGEFDDLPGAGKPLEGLDGPHDDLWWVKRKMQRECLSLLPPALALRRDVEDAMAQVPVARDEAEVRRIVDGVNARIRAALATPPSEGPPVDLAPYDVEQVLAHWRSAVEAGAGRAAVVDDVGVGRSRRTRHRAAPS, encoded by the coding sequence ATGGTGGAGGAGCGCCGCCTGACCCGCCGCGTCGTGGAGTCGCTGGTCGAGCAGCGCATCCGGGAAGCGCTGCAGCGCGGGGAGTTCGACGACCTGCCCGGGGCCGGCAAGCCCCTCGAGGGGCTCGACGGCCCGCACGACGACCTGTGGTGGGTGAAGCGGAAGATGCAGCGCGAGTGCCTCTCGCTGCTGCCGCCGGCGCTGGCGCTGCGCAGGGACGTCGAGGATGCGATGGCACAGGTGCCCGTCGCGCGTGACGAGGCGGAGGTGCGCCGCATCGTCGACGGCGTGAACGCGCGCATCCGCGCCGCTCTCGCGACACCGCCGTCGGAGGGGCCGCCGGTGGACCTCGCGCCGTACGACGTGGAGCAGGTGCTCGCGCACTGGCGGTCTGCCGTTGAGGCAGGAGCCGGTCGTGCTGCTGTCGTCGACGACGTGGGAGTGGGACGTTCCCGTCGTACGCGGCACCGGGCCGCGCCGTCCTGA